One Natrinema salaciae genomic region harbors:
- a CDS encoding carotenoid oxygenase family protein, translated as MTVSSVGFHSLTTEVTDHRPPVEGSVPDWLVGTLVRNGPARFEVGDRRVNHWFDGLAMLRRYAFDDGQLRYSNRFLRTDAYEGAMDGRLTGQFGTDTRGWRRLLETVTSLGLPDPTDNANVHVARIDGEYVALTEAPCRVAFDPETLETRGRFRFRDDLPEHITAAHLVDDPHRDELVGFTTQFGRTPQYHLYRLRRDSRTRERIAALDATGPAYIHDCSVTADHVVIVESPLVLSVLRALNPLSEGVTDMLDWRPEGETRVFVVDRDTGAIVADPTLDPAFTFHHVNAYVDGETVVLDLVEFPNGDIVDSMSLSELEGEGFPAVPDAHLMRYRIDPDANTIDRRRLYDGGMEMPRVARSVVGRHHRYAYGQATHRDGANGLVKVDCETGTAREWWERSVYVEEPIPVQHPDADAEDEGVVLATALDVERERTVLVIFDAATLDVRARAVLPHAEPFGFHGRFFRGVYRGN; from the coding sequence GTGACAGTATCCAGTGTCGGCTTTCACTCGCTGACCACCGAGGTCACCGATCACCGCCCGCCGGTCGAGGGCTCCGTCCCCGACTGGCTCGTCGGGACGCTGGTTCGCAACGGCCCGGCTCGGTTCGAGGTCGGCGACCGCCGCGTCAACCACTGGTTCGACGGGCTCGCGATGCTCCGGCGCTATGCCTTCGACGACGGGCAGCTCCGCTATTCGAATCGGTTCCTCCGCACCGATGCCTACGAGGGGGCGATGGACGGCCGGCTGACCGGCCAGTTCGGCACGGATACGCGCGGGTGGCGGCGGCTCCTCGAGACGGTGACCTCGCTGGGATTGCCGGACCCGACCGACAATGCGAACGTCCACGTCGCCCGCATCGACGGCGAGTACGTCGCGCTCACCGAGGCCCCGTGCCGGGTCGCCTTCGACCCCGAGACGCTCGAGACACGCGGACGCTTTCGATTCCGCGACGACCTGCCCGAGCACATCACGGCGGCGCATCTCGTGGACGACCCCCACCGCGACGAACTGGTCGGCTTCACCACGCAGTTCGGCCGGACGCCACAGTACCACCTCTACCGCCTCCGACGGGACAGCCGCACGCGCGAGCGCATCGCCGCTCTCGACGCGACGGGGCCGGCGTACATCCACGACTGCAGCGTCACCGCCGACCACGTCGTCATCGTGGAGTCGCCGCTCGTCCTCTCGGTGCTCCGGGCGCTCAATCCGCTTTCGGAGGGGGTGACTGACATGCTCGACTGGCGGCCGGAGGGCGAGACGCGCGTGTTCGTGGTCGACCGCGACACCGGTGCTATCGTGGCCGACCCGACGCTCGATCCGGCGTTCACGTTCCACCACGTCAACGCCTACGTCGACGGTGAGACCGTCGTCCTCGACCTCGTGGAGTTCCCAAACGGCGACATCGTCGATTCGATGTCGCTGTCCGAACTCGAGGGAGAGGGGTTTCCGGCCGTCCCCGACGCCCACCTGATGCGGTATCGCATCGACCCCGACGCGAACACGATCGACCGGCGGCGACTCTACGATGGCGGGATGGAGATGCCACGCGTCGCCCGTTCGGTCGTCGGCCGACACCACCGGTACGCGTACGGCCAAGCGACCCATCGCGACGGAGCAAATGGACTCGTCAAAGTCGACTGCGAGACCGGCACCGCCAGAGAGTGGTGGGAACGATCGGTCTACGTCGAGGAACCGATACCCGTCCAGCACCCCGATGCCGACGCCGAAGACGAGGGGGTCGTGCTCGCGACGGCACTGGACGTCGAACGCGAGCGGACGGTGCTCGTGATCTTCGACGCAGCGACGTTGGACGTCCGGGCGCGGGCCGTTCTCCCACACGCGGAGCCGTTCGGCTTCCACGGCCGGTTCTTCCGGGGCGTCTATCGTGGCAACTGA
- a CDS encoding NAD-dependent epimerase/dehydratase family protein, producing the protein MHLLVTGGNGFIGRRLCDRAVADGHEVTSVARTGPPAQRHRGPWAADVTWLTADVFSPDTWRDALRSVDCVVHAVGTISETPDAGVTFERTNGDSAIVAALEAERAGVDRFVYISSVAKPPLVGRAYITARRRAERAIADLDMAIVVPRFGPVYGPDQPHFPRAVNWLCTAIGAVEPVARRLGDARPIAVDRAAAATYRLATMATPPASPVTAGTLADLA; encoded by the coding sequence ATGCACCTACTGGTCACTGGCGGCAACGGCTTTATCGGCCGCCGACTGTGCGACCGTGCCGTCGCGGACGGCCACGAAGTGACGAGCGTCGCACGAACCGGACCGCCCGCACAGCGTCATCGCGGGCCGTGGGCCGCCGACGTCACGTGGCTGACCGCCGACGTGTTCAGCCCTGACACGTGGCGCGATGCGCTGCGGAGTGTCGACTGCGTCGTCCACGCCGTCGGCACCATCTCCGAGACCCCCGACGCCGGGGTCACCTTCGAGCGAACCAACGGGGATTCCGCCATCGTAGCTGCGCTCGAGGCGGAGCGGGCCGGCGTCGACCGGTTCGTCTACATCTCCTCCGTCGCGAAGCCGCCGCTGGTCGGGCGGGCGTACATCACTGCCCGGCGGCGCGCCGAACGTGCTATCGCGGACCTCGACATGGCGATCGTCGTCCCGCGTTTTGGACCGGTGTACGGTCCCGATCAACCCCACTTCCCGCGGGCGGTGAACTGGCTGTGTACCGCGATCGGAGCGGTCGAGCCCGTTGCACGCCGACTGGGCGACGCTCGACCCATCGCCGTCGACCGAGCGGCGGCCGCGACCTACCGGCTGGCGACGATGGCAACCCCGCCAGCGAGTCCCGTCACGGCGGGAACGCTCGCCGACCTCGCCTGA
- a CDS encoding FxsA family protein, which yields MLRWIFALLLIPFLDAVLLAVIVTQFGFLSWVGMILLVVLTGLIGMLLVRAEGRRTIRKMQRSMAQGKPPTDELLDGGLLIAAGAFLLTPGLVTDAIGFLLAVPLTRIPIRAALKRFVIVPYADKKTGGFASGQVWTFGFPNQETAGESAESTAGGTYDLGDDAYTVNGNDEDAYTIDFDDERTDDADDDRDDDDPLAR from the coding sequence ATGCTCCGGTGGATCTTCGCGCTGTTGCTCATCCCGTTCCTCGACGCCGTGTTGCTCGCGGTCATCGTCACCCAGTTCGGGTTCCTCAGCTGGGTCGGGATGATCCTGCTCGTCGTCCTGACGGGCCTGATCGGCATGCTCCTGGTCCGTGCCGAGGGACGACGGACGATCCGGAAGATGCAGCGGTCGATGGCCCAGGGAAAACCGCCGACCGACGAACTGCTCGACGGTGGGCTGTTGATCGCCGCCGGCGCGTTCCTGCTGACACCCGGGCTGGTGACCGACGCGATCGGGTTCCTGCTCGCCGTTCCGCTGACGCGGATTCCGATCCGTGCCGCACTCAAGCGGTTCGTGATCGTACCGTACGCCGACAAGAAGACGGGCGGGTTCGCCAGCGGACAGGTCTGGACGTTCGGCTTCCCGAATCAGGAGACGGCGGGCGAGAGCGCCGAGTCGACCGCCGGCGGAACCTACGACCTCGGCGACGACGCGTACACCGTGAACGGGAACGACGAGGACGCGTACACCATCGACTTCGACGACGAGCGGACGGACGATGCGGACGACGACCGAGACGACGACGATCCCCTCGCTCGGTAG
- a CDS encoding DUF255 domain-containing protein, translated as MDDTTRVEWREWGQAAFDDAAAADVPVLLSLTATWCDHCHEMDEETYAEPRIAANVNDSFVPVRVDVDRHPRVRDRYNMGGFPSTVFLAPDGTVLTGAGYLGPDGMRQVLDSVRTMWQTKGSGAARVPRPLREDNPPAGELTPDIESAMLGQLTETYDETAGGWGQSPKFPLPDALEFALKRDREMALRSYDAVGANLLDEYDGGFYRFATDRDWSGVQREKLLDSNGALVRAFANAYLHTGRDEYREPAERTVEFLTTTLWNADADAFANSQAPGEDDAHSLDATDRAAADEPSVDRGVFAGPNGLAIEGLLTYYAYTDDERARRYAERALATLRGDLLADGVVAHAREAVERDDDGEPVCLLANQARALAALTTAASTLETDALEDATAVAEATIDRLHDEDSFLDGPAAGVGLLDRSLRPLDSNVAFADALIELAVLTGDDRYREFARETLEAFAGASDRFGVQIARYATAVSRLLEGSLVIRVAAAPGADLHRAALRLADHEKIVVPDADALEPGTARAEQGDRVSAIAETPAELSERVQALLD; from the coding sequence ATGGACGACACGACCCGCGTCGAGTGGCGCGAGTGGGGACAGGCGGCCTTCGACGACGCCGCGGCGGCCGACGTTCCCGTCCTGCTCTCGCTGACCGCGACGTGGTGCGATCACTGCCACGAGATGGACGAGGAAACGTACGCGGAGCCCCGTATCGCGGCCAACGTCAACGACAGTTTCGTTCCCGTCCGGGTCGACGTGGACCGCCATCCGCGGGTTCGCGACCGGTACAACATGGGCGGGTTCCCGTCGACGGTCTTTCTCGCGCCCGACGGGACGGTCCTGACCGGTGCGGGCTATCTCGGTCCCGACGGGATGCGGCAGGTGCTCGACAGCGTTCGCACGATGTGGCAGACGAAAGGCAGCGGCGCGGCCCGCGTTCCGCGCCCGCTCCGGGAGGACAACCCGCCCGCCGGCGAACTGACACCCGACATCGAGTCGGCCATGCTCGGACAGCTCACCGAGACCTACGACGAGACCGCCGGCGGCTGGGGGCAGAGCCCGAAGTTCCCCCTGCCCGACGCCCTCGAGTTCGCCCTCAAGCGCGACCGGGAGATGGCGCTGCGCTCGTACGATGCGGTGGGCGCGAACCTGCTCGACGAGTACGACGGCGGCTTCTACCGCTTCGCGACCGACCGGGACTGGTCGGGCGTCCAGCGGGAGAAACTGCTCGACTCCAATGGGGCGCTCGTGCGCGCGTTCGCCAACGCCTATCTCCACACGGGGAGAGACGAGTACCGCGAACCCGCCGAGCGAACGGTCGAGTTCCTGACCACGACGCTGTGGAACGCCGACGCCGACGCGTTCGCGAACAGTCAGGCCCCCGGCGAGGACGACGCCCACAGTCTCGACGCGACCGATCGAGCGGCCGCCGACGAACCGTCGGTCGATCGGGGCGTCTTCGCCGGGCCGAACGGGCTGGCGATCGAGGGACTGCTCACCTACTACGCCTACACCGACGACGAGCGGGCCCGGCGGTACGCCGAACGCGCGCTCGCGACCCTCCGCGGGGACCTGCTCGCGGACGGTGTCGTCGCACACGCACGCGAGGCCGTCGAACGCGACGACGACGGCGAACCGGTGTGTCTCCTCGCGAACCAGGCCCGCGCCCTGGCGGCGCTGACGACGGCCGCCAGCACCCTCGAGACGGACGCGCTCGAGGACGCGACGGCGGTCGCGGAGGCGACGATCGACCGGCTCCACGACGAGGACTCGTTCCTCGACGGCCCCGCGGCGGGCGTCGGGCTGCTCGACCGGTCGCTTCGACCGCTCGATTCGAACGTCGCGTTCGCGGATGCGCTGATCGAGCTGGCCGTCCTCACCGGCGACGACCGCTACCGCGAGTTCGCGCGGGAGACGCTCGAGGCCTTCGCGGGGGCCAGCGACCGCTTCGGCGTCCAGATCGCCCGGTACGCGACGGCGGTCTCGCGACTGCTCGAGGGCTCGCTGGTGATCCGGGTCGCCGCAGCCCCCGGCGCGGACCTCCACCGCGCGGCGCTCCGGCTCGCGGACCACGAGAAGATCGTCGTCCCCGACGCCGACGCGCTCGAGCCGGGAACGGCGCGAGCCGAACAGGGGGACCGCGTGTCAGCGATTGCCGAAACTCCGGCCGAGTTGAGCGAACGCGTACAGGCCCTTCTCGACTGA
- a CDS encoding TrmB family transcriptional regulator has protein sequence MANLRDLGLSEYEARAYRSLLNTGPTTAKELSRASDVPMGRIYDVLNSIEQYNLVRSQTASRPKKYVAVEPATALDRLLEDKKRELEEKADQYESIVDDLADELDAAEPVEEQFWTAAVGPEETIDLLLERLAAADRDIVMVSSHPSPQWDMQAVSEEINAQLEDALDRGVSVDLLMTREMVGSLSETVGKRYRDTLQQREDFDVRTHDDVTGSFNIIDGVEVCIQVPNPLSSGEAFGMIDLKDPEFAANVHEEFAPRWDEAAPLEF, from the coding sequence ATGGCCAACCTCAGGGACCTCGGGCTCTCCGAGTACGAAGCTCGAGCCTACCGTTCGCTACTCAACACCGGCCCCACAACGGCCAAAGAGTTGTCCCGGGCGAGTGACGTCCCGATGGGGCGGATTTACGACGTGTTGAACAGCATCGAACAGTACAACCTGGTCCGGAGCCAGACCGCGAGCCGGCCGAAGAAGTACGTCGCCGTCGAGCCCGCGACGGCGCTGGACCGGCTGCTCGAGGACAAGAAGCGCGAACTCGAGGAGAAGGCCGACCAGTACGAGTCGATCGTCGACGATCTGGCCGACGAACTCGACGCGGCCGAGCCGGTCGAAGAACAGTTCTGGACCGCCGCCGTCGGTCCCGAGGAGACGATCGATCTCCTCCTGGAACGGCTCGCGGCGGCCGACCGCGATATCGTGATGGTGTCGTCGCACCCGTCCCCGCAGTGGGACATGCAGGCCGTCAGCGAGGAGATCAACGCCCAGCTCGAGGACGCCCTCGATCGTGGCGTGTCGGTCGACCTCCTGATGACCCGCGAGATGGTCGGCTCGCTCTCGGAAACGGTCGGGAAGCGCTACCGAGACACCTTACAGCAGCGCGAGGACTTCGACGTGCGGACCCACGACGACGTGACCGGCTCGTTCAACATCATCGACGGCGTCGAGGTCTGTATCCAGGTGCCGAATCCGCTCTCCTCGGGCGAGGCGTTCGGCATGATCGATCTCAAAGATCCGGAGTTCGCCGCGAACGTCCACGAGGAGTTCGCCCCGCGGTGGGACGAGGCGGCACCGCTCGAGTTCTAG
- the mptA gene encoding GTP cyclohydrolase MptA — MSHQLPDVQATSPDVTVGLSQVGVTGVDKLVKIAREDKRPIVLTAEFEVFVDLPGWRKGADMSRNMEVIDEILEDATREEAYQVEEVCGEAAERLLERHDYTSRAEVSMEAEFMRREKTPASDRETQHTVDIVASATATEDGTREEIGARVTGMTVCPCSQGMSTARAKQTLEDLGVEEETITEFLDEVPQPGHSQRGHATLTVEANGDPSVDLNDIIDIARDSMSARIYNLAKRPDEDHMTYEAHADAKFVEDCVRALAEGVVDEFDHLPGDAVITMSQSNDESIHQHNAHAERIVEMETLREEIAD, encoded by the coding sequence ATGAGTCATCAGCTGCCGGACGTGCAGGCGACATCGCCCGACGTCACCGTCGGCCTGAGCCAGGTCGGCGTCACCGGCGTCGACAAGCTCGTCAAGATCGCCCGCGAGGACAAGCGCCCGATCGTGCTCACCGCCGAGTTCGAGGTCTTCGTCGACCTCCCAGGGTGGCGCAAGGGCGCTGACATGAGCCGCAACATGGAGGTCATCGACGAGATCCTCGAGGACGCGACCCGCGAGGAGGCCTATCAGGTCGAAGAAGTCTGTGGCGAGGCCGCCGAACGGCTGCTCGAGCGACACGACTACACCTCGAGGGCGGAGGTCTCGATGGAGGCGGAGTTCATGCGCCGCGAGAAGACGCCCGCGAGCGACCGGGAGACCCAGCACACCGTCGACATCGTGGCCTCGGCGACGGCGACCGAGGACGGCACCCGCGAGGAGATCGGTGCGCGGGTCACCGGCATGACCGTCTGTCCCTGCTCGCAGGGGATGTCGACCGCCCGCGCCAAGCAGACCCTCGAGGACCTCGGCGTCGAGGAGGAGACGATCACGGAATTCCTGGACGAGGTGCCCCAGCCGGGCCACTCCCAGCGGGGCCACGCGACGCTGACCGTCGAAGCGAACGGGGATCCGTCGGTCGACCTGAACGATATCATCGACATCGCTCGGGACTCGATGAGCGCGCGGATCTACAACCTCGCGAAGCGACCCGACGAGGACCACATGACCTACGAGGCCCACGCCGACGCGAAGTTCGTCGAGGACTGCGTCCGCGCGCTGGCCGAGGGCGTCGTCGACGAGTTCGATCACCTGCCCGGCGACGCCGTGATCACGATGAGCCAATCCAACGACGAGTCGATCCACCAGCACAACGCCCACGCCGAGCGAATCGTCGAGATGGAGACGCTGCGCGAGGAGATCGCCGACTAG
- a CDS encoding TetR/AcrR family transcriptional regulator yields the protein MPSFSEEKRDRVRESLRDTGRDLFTRRGIRATTISELTEPAGIGTGTFYQYFDSKEALYIDILEQESKEVIPRLLRESFEAHDDPETAIIALLEQSLNEIESNPIFRQVLIEEQELARIREQVPDEEASEKRESAIEHFLPYIESWYDEGRVTGSDPKTIAHTIRAVVRLAHEKDRIGEERYPAVRETLIEAVAAGLTREQDSVEVSNE from the coding sequence ATGCCTTCATTTTCAGAGGAGAAACGAGATCGAGTCCGAGAATCGCTCCGTGATACCGGTCGAGATCTGTTCACTCGACGGGGAATACGCGCGACAACGATATCAGAGCTCACTGAACCAGCGGGCATCGGCACTGGTACCTTCTACCAGTATTTTGACTCTAAAGAAGCGCTCTATATCGATATCCTCGAACAGGAGAGTAAAGAGGTAATTCCCCGATTGTTGCGGGAATCGTTTGAGGCACATGATGATCCAGAGACTGCAATCATCGCACTACTCGAACAGTCTCTCAACGAGATCGAGTCTAACCCGATATTCCGCCAAGTCCTCATCGAAGAACAGGAACTTGCCCGTATACGCGAACAGGTTCCGGACGAGGAAGCATCTGAGAAACGAGAGAGTGCGATCGAACACTTCCTTCCGTACATCGAGAGCTGGTACGATGAAGGCAGAGTTACTGGATCGGACCCGAAAACGATTGCCCATACGATCAGGGCTGTCGTTCGGCTGGCCCACGAAAAAGACCGAATCGGGGAAGAACGATATCCCGCGGTTCGAGAGACACTCATCGAGGCCGTCGCAGCCGGGTTGACGCGAGAGCAGGACTCTGTAGAGGTCTCAAATGAATGA
- a CDS encoding PEP/pyruvate-binding domain-containing protein has product MNETGGERLDGPAVISLSDPEATDRELVGGKGANLAQLATSGFPIPDGFCVTTVAYQQLIDTPTREAIASLSELEPTDSEPIADAGVTLRKRIQEAEFPDEVRNSIRGTLKASTETYAVRSSATAEDLPVASFAGQQETFLNVRGVDEVINRVRDCMASLFTDRAIAYRAENGISHADVSLAVVVQQMVSPDVSGVLFTADPMTGNRHISSIEACLGLGEPLVSGAVNADNVKVDARTGEIITYEVGDQRIAVRRRPSGGTETVELPNAGQSDQVLTDEQVHTLVEVGSEIEALFDRPQDIEWSLTGGNVIILQARPITSLFPLPSPAPDDDRFHVYISMGHGQSFAEAMPPLVLDVWKSYVQTLFTEYGFDPETQWGVEAGGRIYIDVTTPLRFGPMRKRFPERMGEANEQMGVTIGDLLDRRDEEFRQDRTLRERVASVPSVASSAGTLLRRSLPQLITVFGGFFGAFTGEPLSPEREEARWGTWGKNIASQVRTPDDVAGQVRAVFDVPREATHYPSMGGLIAGTVAQGMLEKRFPDAPEDVNAVGRGLPHEMLTKINLGISDLADIAREHPSVVDALNRGASLEEIRSVEGGETFLSAVTEFLDVFGHRATGELDISRPRWQDDPSVLLSIVRSTVNSSEKSGHRDHFRELERTANAAAKRLERRAGQRFLGSFRQRLVRQLVRTYRGGIQTREYPKHGVAYFLTAWHDVLRDAGDLLAANGALSNAEDVWFLRKEELFDVVDGESITVDIAARRAEFQRHASLDAPPVVTSEGEALRGDITREEISEGALVGTGVSDGTVEGVARVVRNPSEETIEKDEILVAPSSDPGWTPLFLNATGVVVEVGGQMSHGSLVAREYGIPAVVSVHDATRQIQSGQRIRVDGTNGIVDLLE; this is encoded by the coding sequence ATGAATGAAACCGGCGGAGAACGATTGGATGGACCGGCCGTCATCTCGTTGAGCGATCCTGAAGCGACTGATCGTGAGCTTGTCGGCGGTAAAGGGGCAAACCTCGCTCAGCTAGCGACATCGGGATTTCCGATTCCGGACGGGTTCTGTGTGACGACGGTCGCATATCAACAGCTCATCGATACTCCGACGAGAGAGGCGATTGCTTCGCTATCCGAACTCGAACCGACGGATTCAGAACCGATTGCAGACGCTGGTGTGACCTTGCGAAAGCGGATACAGGAAGCAGAGTTCCCAGACGAAGTTCGGAACTCCATCAGAGGAACGCTCAAAGCGTCAACGGAAACGTACGCAGTACGGTCGAGTGCGACCGCCGAAGATCTCCCTGTGGCCTCGTTCGCCGGGCAACAGGAGACATTCCTGAACGTACGGGGGGTGGATGAGGTTATCAATCGTGTCCGTGACTGTATGGCGAGTCTGTTCACTGATCGGGCAATCGCGTATCGAGCGGAGAACGGTATCTCGCACGCGGACGTCTCACTTGCTGTCGTCGTCCAACAGATGGTTTCTCCGGACGTTTCGGGGGTGCTTTTCACAGCGGACCCGATGACGGGGAATCGTCACATTTCATCCATCGAAGCATGTCTCGGGCTCGGCGAGCCGCTTGTCTCCGGAGCGGTGAATGCAGACAACGTCAAAGTCGATGCTCGCACAGGCGAAATCATCACCTACGAAGTAGGAGACCAGCGGATTGCAGTTCGTCGTCGGCCCAGCGGAGGCACCGAGACCGTTGAGCTCCCGAACGCCGGTCAGTCGGATCAGGTACTCACCGACGAACAGGTGCATACGTTAGTTGAGGTCGGAAGCGAGATCGAAGCACTCTTCGACCGACCGCAGGACATCGAGTGGTCATTGACGGGCGGCAACGTCATCATCCTTCAGGCCAGGCCAATCACGTCGTTGTTTCCACTCCCCTCGCCGGCTCCAGATGACGACCGTTTCCATGTCTACATCAGCATGGGGCACGGACAATCGTTCGCCGAAGCGATGCCTCCTCTCGTGTTGGACGTCTGGAAATCGTACGTTCAAACGCTGTTTACCGAATACGGGTTTGATCCCGAGACGCAGTGGGGAGTCGAGGCAGGCGGGCGTATCTACATCGACGTTACGACCCCACTCCGGTTCGGTCCAATGCGAAAGCGATTTCCTGAGAGAATGGGTGAGGCGAACGAACAGATGGGTGTCACTATTGGCGACCTTCTCGACCGACGGGACGAGGAGTTTCGACAAGACCGGACTCTTCGGGAACGAGTTGCTTCAGTACCCTCCGTTGCGAGTTCGGCAGGGACCCTTCTGAGACGATCCCTTCCTCAACTAATAACGGTGTTCGGTGGATTCTTTGGCGCGTTCACTGGTGAACCGCTCTCTCCAGAGCGGGAGGAGGCAAGATGGGGAACGTGGGGAAAGAATATCGCCTCCCAAGTGCGAACTCCTGACGACGTTGCTGGGCAAGTCCGTGCCGTCTTCGACGTTCCGAGAGAGGCCACGCATTATCCATCGATGGGCGGACTCATCGCGGGAACTGTTGCGCAAGGGATGCTTGAGAAACGATTTCCTGACGCTCCTGAAGACGTCAATGCCGTCGGGCGAGGGCTGCCCCACGAGATGCTGACGAAAATCAATCTCGGAATCAGTGACCTCGCAGACATTGCACGTGAGCACCCTTCCGTGGTGGACGCACTGAATCGAGGTGCGTCGCTCGAGGAGATCAGATCGGTGGAGGGTGGGGAAACGTTCCTGTCTGCGGTTACCGAGTTTCTCGATGTCTTCGGCCACCGGGCGACTGGAGAACTGGATATTAGCCGGCCTCGGTGGCAGGATGACCCCTCCGTGTTGCTCTCCATTGTTCGATCTACTGTTAATTCGAGTGAAAAAAGTGGCCACCGCGATCACTTCAGAGAATTGGAACGGACGGCAAATGCGGCAGCCAAACGGCTTGAACGACGAGCTGGGCAGCGATTCCTCGGTTCGTTCCGCCAACGGCTAGTACGGCAACTTGTCCGTACGTATCGTGGTGGTATCCAAACCAGGGAGTATCCAAAACACGGTGTGGCATATTTTCTGACGGCGTGGCATGACGTGCTACGCGATGCGGGTGACCTCCTGGCTGCGAACGGAGCGCTATCTAACGCTGAGGATGTCTGGTTTCTTCGGAAGGAGGAACTCTTCGACGTGGTCGATGGTGAATCCATTACCGTCGACATCGCTGCCCGACGAGCCGAGTTTCAACGTCACGCTTCGCTGGATGCACCGCCGGTGGTAACGAGTGAGGGCGAAGCCCTGAGGGGCGATATTACACGCGAAGAGATATCGGAAGGTGCGCTCGTCGGAACAGGTGTTTCGGACGGTACTGTCGAAGGCGTCGCTCGGGTCGTCCGGAACCCCAGTGAAGAGACGATCGAAAAGGATGAGATTCTCGTCGCACCATCTTCTGATCCCGGTTGGACGCCCCTCTTTCTGAATGCAACGGGGGTCGTCGTGGAAGTGGGTGGACAAATGAGCCACGGCTCCCTTGTCGCACGAGAATACGGAATCCCGGCTGTCGTTTCTGTCCATGATGCAACCCGGCAAATACAGTCGGGCCAACGGATTCGTGTCGATGGAACAAACGGGATAGTTGACCTATTAGAGTAG
- a CDS encoding nucleotidyltransferase domain-containing protein — MTAVPEHVRETIDEHLTVIERDHDVAVALAAARGSYAWGTASPDSDYDVGFVYAPTDLRRYAHLAGVEEVIVEDRGEFEYQGWDVRTFARLLVDSNEGAIDLLRSPICYRAAYDPADLVAYIRRTYNPIDLYHTWRGIATSNYRKYISHHLVRSDDAVFPILETNDDSYVVETDDGTTTVPIDDERFAETQTKPTVKRNLTIFRAAMSARYLKATGERGDHDLPALAFDRFLREQAPAVFDADRIDRARELLERKRAGDGDSEIGDTVGREFAHPAREIDPAIHARDGPETDRVDGFVDDLIAAVQ; from the coding sequence ATGACCGCCGTCCCGGAACACGTCCGCGAGACCATCGACGAGCACCTGACCGTGATCGAACGTGACCACGACGTGGCGGTCGCGCTGGCGGCCGCCCGCGGCAGCTACGCCTGGGGTACAGCGAGCCCCGACAGCGACTACGACGTGGGGTTCGTCTACGCGCCGACCGACCTGCGCCGGTACGCGCACCTCGCGGGTGTCGAGGAGGTCATCGTCGAGGACCGCGGCGAGTTCGAGTATCAGGGCTGGGACGTGCGGACGTTCGCGCGCCTGCTGGTCGACTCGAACGAGGGCGCGATCGACCTGCTTCGGAGCCCAATTTGCTACCGGGCCGCGTACGATCCCGCCGACCTCGTCGCGTACATCCGGCGGACGTACAACCCGATCGACCTCTATCACACGTGGCGCGGGATCGCGACGAGCAACTACCGAAAGTACATCTCGCACCACCTGGTCCGCAGCGACGACGCGGTCTTTCCGATCCTCGAGACGAACGACGACTCGTACGTCGTCGAGACCGACGACGGCACGACGACGGTCCCGATTGACGACGAGCGCTTCGCGGAAACGCAGACGAAACCGACCGTCAAACGAAACCTCACGATCTTCCGGGCGGCCATGTCCGCGCGCTACCTCAAAGCGACCGGGGAACGCGGCGACCACGACTTGCCGGCGCTCGCGTTCGACCGGTTCCTGCGCGAGCAGGCACCCGCGGTCTTCGACGCCGACCGGATCGACCGCGCTCGCGAGTTGCTCGAGCGGAAACGGGCGGGCGACGGGGACAGCGAGATCGGCGACACCGTCGGTCGCGAGTTCGCACACCCGGCGCGGGAGATCGATCCCGCGATCCACGCCCGAGACGGACCCGAAACTGACCGGGTAGACGGTTTCGTCGACGACCTGATCGCCGCGGTCCAGTGA